The sequence below is a genomic window from Shinella zoogloeoides.
GCCGGAGCGGCCGATGTCGTTGGCATATTCGATGTAGCGCGGGTGCCCGATGGGGCCGAAGCGCTCCGTGGCCATCATGTCGGAAAAGCCGATAATGGCATTGAGCGGCGTGCGGATCTCATGGCTGACGCGGGCGAGGAAGTCGCTCTTGTGGGCATTGGCCGTCTCGGCCGCGCGCTTGGCGTTGCGCAGCTCCTCTTCCGTGCGCTTCCACTGCGTGATGTCGCGGATGACGGCGCAGAAACCGGAGGACGAGGAGAGGCGGCCCATCGTCATGAAGAGTGGGATGAAGCCGCCGGACGCCTCGCGGCCGATGACCTCGCGCCCGTCGTTGAGCACGCTCGCCACGCCGTGGCCGGAAAGGCCGGCGAGATAATCCAGCACCGCCTTCTGGCTTTCATGGGCGAACAGCATCGCGAACGGCCGGCCGCGCGTCTCGTCCTCGTCATAGTTGAAGAGGGCGCTTGCCGAACGGTTCATCGAGCGGATGTCGCCGTCCTGGCCGACGACCACGACGCCATCCGTCGCGGTTTCGAGGATCGAGCGCAGTTCGCTGACCTCGATGCGAAGGGCTGACGCGGCGGCCTGGTCGCTGGCTCTCTCCTCCGATTCCGCCGGGGTGGCGGGCGTATCGACCAGCGTCAGCACCGGCTTTTCATGCGCCGGCGTCAGCGCCAGCATGAGCGCTGTGCCGTCCTCCCAGCGAATCGACTGGAGGCGGGCGCGAACGGCGCTTGTGCTCTCGCCGTCGGCATGGCGCAGCGCCATGGTGCCGTCGCCGTCCTCGGCGTCTTCGTCGGGGCCAGCGAGCAGGATATCGAGCCCGCCCGAGGCTTCGAGATCTTCGAGGCCCGCATAGCCGGTCAGGCGGAAGAATTCCGGATTGGCATGGATGAGCCGGTCGCCGACATGCACGAGCAGGGCGACGGGCAGCACATCCACCACGGCCGCGGTCAGGCCATAATCCATCTGCCGGCGCGAGGGCGCGAAGCCGCGCTCCGCATGGTCGTCATGCAGAAGATCGTCGGCATGCGGGCCGATTTCGAGCCCCGGCATCTCCGTCGCGCTCTCGCCGGCGGCGGGTTCCTTGACCGGTTCTTCGGCGGCCGGCTCGTTGTCGATGCGTGCTTCGGGATCGGCCGGGCTGTCTTCTGGCACGGCCTCGACAGGCGGCCGGTCCTCGGGCTTGCGCTTGCCGAAGGTCTCGCCGAGCTGGCGGGCGATCTCGCGGAATGCCGCCTGTTCGCCCGTCGAAAGACCGTCGAAAAGGCCGCCACGGTTGCGCCGGGTTTCGAGCTGCACGATCTTGTCGGAATGGCGGCGGGCCGGATTTTCGACGAGGCGCAGCGCCGGGCGCTCGCCGCGGAAGGCGTCCTGCTCGTCGTCGGGCGTCGCCTGCGTGTCATCCGCCTCGGGCAGGGTGGGCTCATCCGTCGCTTCGGCGACGTCGGCATCCGCGATCTCGTCCTCAGCCGCGATAGACATGTCATCGAGTGTTTTGAGCGCTTCGTCTGCCATCTCCGACGTAGTTTCTAACGTCTCCTCGGCGGCGCTCTCCAGGAGGGTGCCCGTTTCCTCGGCAAGAGTTTCCTCGATCAGGGCCGCCTGGACATCCGGTTCTCCGGCGGCTTCGCCGAGCGAAAGGCCGCGTGCATGCGGGTCGGGCGCTGCATCCGCGATGCGCACGATACCGAATCCGCGGAAGCCATCGAATTCGCGGTTGCGCGAATAGGTCGGCAGGGCCGCGAGATCGACAGGAACGACGAGGTTGGTGCCCTCGGCCGGCCAGAGGATCGTCTTGCCGGACCAGGTGTCGCGGCGGCCGAGCAGGTCGCCGATCTTGCCGTCTGGATCGAGGTCGAAGCGGGCGGCGACGTCGCCGAAGCGCGCGCCGGAGATGGCCGCGGCATGCGGGCCGACGGCAGCGGCGAATTCTTCCGAAATCTCGCTGAACCGACCCTCGGCATCGATCTTCCACACGAAGCGGATCGGCCGGCCCTGCGGGTTGAAGACGAAACCGGCCTTCTCCTCGGCAGGCTCGCTTACCGCCGGGGTTTCGTCTGAAACGGTCTCTTCCGTCACGGCTTCAGGCGAGGCGGCATCTTCCAATGCCGATTCCGCCGGCTCTTCGATCCCGGATGAAACGTCTTCGACTGGTTCGCCGATGGCGTCCTCGACCGAGCTCTCCGGCTGGTCTTCTTCTACGGTGCTGTCATCATGGACTGCGTCTTCTTCGGCGTTCGCCTGTTCGGAAGCCGCGTCTTGTTCTTCTACTGCTGTTTCGGCCTGGGTTTCTGGCAGGTCGGCGAGCGGGGAGACCAGTTCGGCTGCCGGTTCAGCCCCGGCTATGGTCTCAGCGGCGGGCTGCGCATCGTCCTCATCGGGGTCGAGATGCCCAAGGATGGTCTCGACGGCGAAGAGCAGGTGCAGCGCCGGATCGTTGGAGATGCGGCCGATGGCGGCCGGCAGGTGGCCGCGGCCGGTGGCGATGGGGCGCTTGACGAGGTGTTCCGCGCTGCGGCCGGCGGCCTCGACGAGCACGCGGCGCGTTTCCGGGCCTATGGCAAGGCTATCGAAACCATCAGAGGCGGCGACGACGGCGCCCTGGCCGTCGAGCACGGCCATGTGCGTGTCCGGATCGTCGAAGCCGGCCAGCATGGCGGCGGCGGCTTCCTCCTGGCTCTGCCGGGCGCCGGCAACCGGCGCGCTGAAAAGGATCGCCTCTTCGCCGGGGCGGATGGTGACGCCCTCGACCGTGGCGCTCACCGGCACGCTGCGAAAGCCGTTGCCGATGCGCATGAGGAAACTGCGGCGCTCGCCCGGCGCCTGCACTTGCCGCGCGGTTGCCGCGAGCTGGCGAAAGGCGACGTCGGCGCGGTCGGGGCCGGCATCGAGGAAGTCGTAGATATTGTCCTGCCCGAAGAGGGCCGCGCCCCGGCCGTTCGACCAGAGCACGCGGGCCATGTCCTTCGAAAACAGCACGACCGCCTCGCCCCGGGAAAAGGGCAGGCGCACCCGCTCGTGGACGGCGACGTCGATAAAGGGATACTGCTTTGCGGACATGTTCAGGCCTGCATCTCGATCCGGCGTCCCGGCTTTCCATTAACGCTTTATTAATAGCGGCGCAGGTGCGGAGGGTCCAGCGCCAGCCCCTCGCGCGCCCGGGGTTTCGACTGGAAGGGTTAACGCCCTGCCTGATTTATTGTGCAGCGCACAAAATTGTTGCAATGCGAAATAGGATCGACTATATAGACGCCATCCAAGAACACGGCGCCTCTGTAGAGGGCCAAACCAAGGAGCGCAGACAATGGCTACCAAGAAGACCGACGACGTATTCTCCATCGCATCCATCGACCCGGCCAAGCTTTCCGAAAGCTTCCGCGACTTCGCCGAAAAGGGCGCAGCGCAGACCAAGGAAGCCTATGCCAAGATGAAGGAAGCCGCCGAAGACGCAACGAAGACCGTTGAAGCGACGCTCGAAAACGCGCAGGCCGGCTCCGTCGAACTCGGCCTCAAGGCCATCGAAGCGCTCCGCACCAATGCCGAGAACTCGCTTTCGCACATGGAAGCCCTGCTCGGCGTGAAGTCCGTTTCCGAGCTCTTCGAACTGCAGACGGCCTTCCTGCGCAAGCAGGCCGAAGTCGTCGTCGAGCAGGCGAAGTCCCTTCAGGAAACCTCCAAGAAGGTTGCCGAAAAGGTCGCAGCGCCCGGCAAGTCGGCCGCTGAAAAGGCCACGAAGTCCTTCAAGACCGTCTGAACCGTCGCATAGCGTAGGTTTAGACCATGTGTTAGAATGGCCGGGCGATTGTCCGGCCATTTTCGTTTGCGGCGTTGCAGAAAACGCTTGAAAAATGGTGCGGCTGCCCGTATGTGACGCACCAAGCGCGTCGGACGCGCCTTGTGCGGTTGTAGCTCAGTTGGTTAGAGCGCAGGTTTGTGGCACCTGAGGTCGGTGGTTCGACCCCACTCAACCGTACCATTCCTCTCTCCTGATAAGTCTCCGGTCTACCAAGGACTTATTGGGAGAGAGGAATACTCTCCTCTCCCTCTTTCGACATGGCATTATCGCGGACCGGGCAGATACACCCGACGTCCATAATGTCTCTGGCACGCAAACTTCGAAAATCCGCATCTCCTCTCTTCTGACGCCACGCACTTGCTTCAAGCTCGGCGGGCGCCTCCCTTGACAAACGAAGAAAATAGGTAGATCGGTCTATATAATTATCGAGGATGCGTGATGAGCGAACGAGTGCCGGCGCGGGAGCGGTTGCTGAAGGCGGCTGCGGAATTGTTTTATCGGGACGGGGTAGGGGCGACGGGGATCGACACGATCACGGCCCATGCCGGCGTCGCGAAGATGAGCCTCTACAACAATTTCTCCTCCAAGTCCGATCTGGTGAAGGCCTATCTCGATGCGCGGCTGCAGGAGTGGCATGGCCTTTACCGTGGGCGGCTGGCCGAGGCCATGACGCCGCGCGAGCGCCTGCTTGCCGTGTTCGATTCCTATGTCGATCACGCCGACCTCGCCTATGGCTGGGGTTTCCGCGGCTGCGGCCTGCTCAATGCCGCCGCCGAACTCCCCGTCGGCGATGCCGGCCGGGCGACGGTCGCGTTGCAAAAGGAAGAGGCCGAGCAGCTCTTCAGGGAATGCCTGCGCGACATGAAGCCGGATGCCGGCGCCGCCGCGATCGACGAGACGGCCGAGCATCTCTCCTTCGTGCTGGAGGGCGCCATGGCCCGCGCGGGTCTCGACGGGCATGACGGGCGGCTGAAGGCAGCCCGCAAGATCGCCATCTCGATCATGGACCGGCTATGACATCCATGGATATCGCGGCGCTGCCGCATCGCCGGCCCGGTCGGTTCCTGGCGCTTGCCGTCCTCGTCCTCCTTGAGGCGGCGCTGGTGGTGAGCTGGAGCGCCGGCTTCATCGGCGTGCGCTTTGCCAGCGATCACGCGCCGATCTTCCTGATCCTGCTCTGGCGAAGCCTGGTTTCCGGCCTGGTGCTGCTGCCCTTCGCCCTCACGATGGGCCCGAGGATGCGCGTGAGGGACATCGCCTTCCAGATCCTGCTCGGTGCGCTGGCCATGGCCGGCTATCTCTCGGGTTTCGCGCTGGCGATCTCGTTCGGCGTGCCGACCGGCCTCGTCGCGCTGATCACCGACATGCTGCCGCTCGCCGTTGCGTTCCTCTCCTGGCCCATTCTGGGGCAGGCCCTGACGGGTCGCCAGTGGATCGGCTCCTTCATCGGCCTTGCGGGCGTGATCATCGCCTCCGGCTGGTCGCTGGATTTCGGCAACGTGCCGCTGTGGGCCTACGGCCTTCCCGTACTGGGCACCCTGTCGCTGGCGCTGGCGACCCTGTTGCAGAAGCGCAGCCCGGTCAATGCCATGCCGGTCTACCAGAGCCTGTGCATCCAGTGCCTGTCCGCCGCGGCGATCTTCACTGTACCGGCCTGGCACGAGGGCGGCGTGCTGCCGGTCATGGATGTGCGCTTCGTCGGCGGCATCCTCTGGCTGGTCTTCGTCGCCACCTTCGCGGCCTGGAGCCTCTATTATCTGGCGCTGCGCAAATCCTCGCCGGCCCGCGTCACCGCCATCCTCTATCTCAGCCCGCCGGTGACGATGATCTGGGCCTTCCTGATGTTCGGCGAGCCGCTGTCCTGGGCCATGGCGGTAGGGCTGCTCGTCTCCCTCGCGGGCATTCTCATCGTGGCGAGAGGGCAGCCGCCCATTCATGCCTGAGCGGCGTCAGAGGAACATGGCGTGTTCCTGCCGCACGAGTTCCTGCACGAACTCGGCGACGGTGCGCACGCGTACCAGGTCGCGCGCGCTTTCGTGCCAGGTCGTCCAGTAGGCGCGGCGGATCGACGTGGCCGGCAGCAGCCGTACGAGCTCGCCATACTGCCGGGCGATGTAGTCGTGGAGGATGC
It includes:
- a CDS encoding ATP-binding protein; this encodes MSAKQYPFIDVAVHERVRLPFSRGEAVVLFSKDMARVLWSNGRGAALFGQDNIYDFLDAGPDRADVAFRQLAATARQVQAPGERRSFLMRIGNGFRSVPVSATVEGVTIRPGEEAILFSAPVAGARQSQEEAAAAMLAGFDDPDTHMAVLDGQGAVVAASDGFDSLAIGPETRRVLVEAAGRSAEHLVKRPIATGRGHLPAAIGRISNDPALHLLFAVETILGHLDPDEDDAQPAAETIAGAEPAAELVSPLADLPETQAETAVEEQDAASEQANAEEDAVHDDSTVEEDQPESSVEDAIGEPVEDVSSGIEEPAESALEDAASPEAVTEETVSDETPAVSEPAEEKAGFVFNPQGRPIRFVWKIDAEGRFSEISEEFAAAVGPHAAAISGARFGDVAARFDLDPDGKIGDLLGRRDTWSGKTILWPAEGTNLVVPVDLAALPTYSRNREFDGFRGFGIVRIADAAPDPHARGLSLGEAAGEPDVQAALIEETLAEETGTLLESAAEETLETTSEMADEALKTLDDMSIAAEDEIADADVAEATDEPTLPEADDTQATPDDEQDAFRGERPALRLVENPARRHSDKIVQLETRRNRGGLFDGLSTGEQAAFREIARQLGETFGKRKPEDRPPVEAVPEDSPADPEARIDNEPAAEEPVKEPAAGESATEMPGLEIGPHADDLLHDDHAERGFAPSRRQMDYGLTAAVVDVLPVALLVHVGDRLIHANPEFFRLTGYAGLEDLEASGGLDILLAGPDEDAEDGDGTMALRHADGESTSAVRARLQSIRWEDGTALMLALTPAHEKPVLTLVDTPATPAESEERASDQAAASALRIEVSELRSILETATDGVVVVGQDGDIRSMNRSASALFNYDEDETRGRPFAMLFAHESQKAVLDYLAGLSGHGVASVLNDGREVIGREASGGFIPLFMTMGRLSSSSGFCAVIRDITQWKRTEEELRNAKRAAETANAHKSDFLARVSHEIRTPLNAIIGFSDMMATERFGPIGHPRYIEYANDIGRSGRHVLDIVNDLLDISKIEAGEMELEFTAVGLNETIAEAVSLVQPQANAQRVIIRTSLSANVPQIVADLRSIKQIALNILSNAIRFTPSGGQIVVSTAYEPNGSVVLRIRDTGVGMTRSELEQAMKPFRQVTTGARKRGDGTGLGLPLTKAMVDANRANFVINSTPNEGTLVEVIFPSPRVLAD
- a CDS encoding phasin, encoding MATKKTDDVFSIASIDPAKLSESFRDFAEKGAAQTKEAYAKMKEAAEDATKTVEATLENAQAGSVELGLKAIEALRTNAENSLSHMEALLGVKSVSELFELQTAFLRKQAEVVVEQAKSLQETSKKVAEKVAAPGKSAAEKATKSFKTV
- a CDS encoding TetR/AcrR family transcriptional regulator, producing the protein MSERVPARERLLKAAAELFYRDGVGATGIDTITAHAGVAKMSLYNNFSSKSDLVKAYLDARLQEWHGLYRGRLAEAMTPRERLLAVFDSYVDHADLAYGWGFRGCGLLNAAAELPVGDAGRATVALQKEEAEQLFRECLRDMKPDAGAAAIDETAEHLSFVLEGAMARAGLDGHDGRLKAARKIAISIMDRL
- a CDS encoding DMT family transporter — its product is MTSMDIAALPHRRPGRFLALAVLVLLEAALVVSWSAGFIGVRFASDHAPIFLILLWRSLVSGLVLLPFALTMGPRMRVRDIAFQILLGALAMAGYLSGFALAISFGVPTGLVALITDMLPLAVAFLSWPILGQALTGRQWIGSFIGLAGVIIASGWSLDFGNVPLWAYGLPVLGTLSLALATLLQKRSPVNAMPVYQSLCIQCLSAAAIFTVPAWHEGGVLPVMDVRFVGGILWLVFVATFAAWSLYYLALRKSSPARVTAILYLSPPVTMIWAFLMFGEPLSWAMAVGLLVSLAGILIVARGQPPIHA